A segment of the Catenuloplanes nepalensis genome:
CGTCACGCAGGTCATCCGGAGCTCGGCCGCGTCCGCGTGCCAGGTGATCTCGTACTCGCGGCCCATCCACCACCAGCGGCCGCAGAGTGGCAGCGCGTCGTCCGGCGGCGGGGTGCCGGTGGCGCGCCACGGGCGGGGAAGCGGCGGTTCCAGGTCCAGGACCGCGGTGAGCGCGTCCGTGGTGACGGTGCGCAGGCCGCCGAGCGTGGGCATGGTGTGGGCGTTGGTGAACGCGACCACGCCGGTGCGGGTCGGACGGTGCACGGTGAGCTGCGCGGCGTACCCGGGCATCGAGCCGCCGTGGCCGGTGAAGACGCGCTCGCCGACGCGGAACAGTTCGACGCCGAGCCCGTGGCCGTGCGTCCAGGACTCGAGGTCGCTGATCGCGACCGGCGCGCACATCTCCGCGACCGTCTCCCGGGACAGCACGGTGGGCACCGGGTCGGCCAGGAAGCCGGCCCATTTGGCCAGGTCGGTGATGGTGGACCAGAGCTGGCCGGCCGGGGCCATCGCGCCGGCGTCCGTGCGCGGCTGTTCGGCGAGCGTGTGCTGCCACGGGTGGACGACGTGGCCGCGGGCGAACGGCTCGACCGGGTGGTACGTGGTGCGCTTCATGCCGAGCGGGTCGATCACGCGCTTGGCCAGCAGGGACGGCCAGGTCTCGCCGGTGACGCGGTGCAGCACGGCGCCGAGCACGCCGTAGGCCAGATTGGAGTAGTGGTACGTCCGGTACGGCGGCCAGGAGATCTTCTCGAACGACAGACCCTCGATCAGCGTGTCCGTGTCGCCGCCGGTGGTGCGCGCCCACCAGTCGCCGTCCGGCTCGCGCTGCAGGCCGGCGACGTGCGCGAGCAGCTGACGCAGCGTGACGCCGCCGATCGAGGTGCCGGGCAGGTGCCGGTAGACGAGGTCGTCGAGGGAGAACGCGCCCTCGTCGCGCAGCTGCATGACCATGGCCGCGGTCATCGTCTTGGTGATCGAGCCGATCCGGTACTGCGTCTTGGCGTCCGGGCGCGGTGCCTCGCCGGCGCCGGTGAAGCAGGCCAGGGCCCGGTCCCGGACGACGCCGAGGACCAGTGACGGCACCCGGCCGGCCGACTGTGCCGACGTGACGATCTCATTGACCCGGCGACTGGTTTCCGGCAACAACGACACGTGCAACTCCGTTTCGGGGCGGACGGCCGGATTTTCTTTCGTTAGGATTTCGTCATGTTCGACCGCCCACAGTGCGGTATATTCCCGCCAATCTAACGCATTTCCGGCGGCCGGGATGTTGCCGCGCGGGTCAGTATGTTGATGCCCGGCCCCATTCAAGATCCGGTGCGTTCGCGGTAGGTGCACGGGCGTGACACGATCAGTTCGTGGAGCCCTTTCTGTGGATCGCACTCGGCGCCGTTCTGGCCGTCGCCGAGATCTTCACGGTGTCGCTCTTCCTCATCATGTTCGCGGCCGGCGCGTTCGCCGCGGCCGGCGCCGCCGCGCTCGGCTTCGGCGTGGCCGTGCAGCTGGCCGTGTTCGCCGGCGTCTCCGCCGCCACGGTCGCCGCGTTCTGGCCGCTCATCCGCCGGCACCGGCTCGGCGACGCGGACGGTGACGACCCGCACCACTTCGACGCGCGCGGCGTGGAGGGCGAGACCGCGCTGGTGCTGGACCGGGTCGACGGCGAGCACGGCCAGGTGAAGATCGGCGGCGAGCTGTGGAACGCGCGGCCGTTCGACGACACCGAGGCGTACGAGGCCGGTGAGCGCGTGCGTGTGATCAAAGTGCAGGGAGCGACCGTCTACGTCTGGCGTGAGGGCATCGGCCCGGCGTCGCGGACGGAGTTGGAGGAATAGATGGAGACATTCATCGGCGTGGTTGTCGGCGCCATCGCACTGCTCGTGGTGGTCACGCTCATCTCGGCGTTGAAGATCGTGCCGCAGCAGCGTGAATACATCGTGGAGCGCCTCGGCAAATATCAGCGCACGCTGACCCCGGGACTGAACCTGCTGATCCCGTTCATCGATCAGGTCCGGGCTCGGGTCGATGTGCGGGAGCAGGTGGTCAGCTTCCCGCCGCAGCCGGTGATCACCTCGGACAACCTGAGCGTCTCGATCGACACCGTGCTGTACTTCAAGGTCGTCAACTCGGCGGACGCGACGTACCAGATCGCGAACTTCCTGCAGGCGATCGAGCAGCTCACGGTCACCACGCTGCGTAACGTCATCGGATCGTTCGATCTGGAGCGCGCGCTGACCAGCCGCGAGGAGATCAACCGGCACCTGTCCGGCGTGCTGGACGAGACCACCGGCCGCTGGGGCATCAAGGTCACCCGCGTCGAGATCAAGGCGATCGAGCCTCCGCCGAGCATCCGCGACTCGATGGAGAAGCAGATGCGTGCGGAGCGGGACCGCCGTGCCGCGATCCTGAACGCGGAGGGCCACAAGCAGTCCGCGATCCTCACGGCCGAGGGCGACAAGCAGGCGGCGATCCTCAAGGCGGACGGTAACCGGCAGTCGCGGATCCTGGAGGCCGAGGGCCAGGCCAAGGCGATCCGCACGGTCTTCGACGCGATCCACACCGCGAACCCGAGCCAGAAGGTGCTGGCCTACCAATATCTCCAGGCGCTGCCGCAGATCGCGCAGGGCTCGGCCAACAAGGTGTGGGTGGTCCCGGCCGAGCTGACCAAGGCGCTCGAAGGCCTCGGCGGGGCGCTCGGCGGGCTGGCCGGCACCGCGAACGACGTGCCGTCCCCGGCCGCGGCCGCCGCCGCGACCGAGGTGGAGCGGGAAGCGGCCCAGGCGGCCGAGGAGGCCGCCGCGGCAGCCCGTGAGGTCGCGGACGCTGCCCGGGCCGCCGAGGCCGAGGTGAGCGCGCCGGCCGGCACTAACGCGCCGAAGGGCCTGCCGGCCGCACCGCCGTCCACGATCTCGGGCCTTTACGAGCCGTCCCGGGTGGACAAGGCTTAGCCGTGTGTGGCGTAGACCTGTCCTGATCGGTGTCGTCGTCCTCGGGGCGGCCGCGGCGTGCGCGGCCGCCCCGAGCGACGCACCGGAGATCCCGCTCGGTGCGGAGCTGGTGCAGCACCGCACCGATCAGGTGACCCGCACCGTCAAGATCCAGCTGAGCAACCGTGGTGACGCGCCGATCCAAGTGGTCCGCGCGGAGCTTCGGTCGCCGTCGTTCACCGGCGCCGGGCCGGTCGACACGGACACGCTGGTGATGACCGGCGACGTGCGCACCGACATCCGCATCGGTTACGGCCGGGGCGTCTGCGCCGGCCCGGCGGGCACGCTGACCGCGGAGCCGGCCACGGCCGTGCTGAGCGTGCGGGACGGTGACCGCAAGCGGAAGGTCGAGCTCGCGTTGCCGTACCCCAGCGAGCTGTTGAATTCGCTCCTGCGCGCGGACTGCGAGCAGGCCGAGGTGGCACGGGTCGCCACCGCCACCCTCACCGGCCTGGCCGAGCGGCCGGACGGCGCGCTGGACGCGGTGGTCCGGCTGACCCGCACCGGTGGCACCGAGCCGGTCCGGATGACGCAGCTGCGCGGCAGCATCCTCTACACGCTGACCGCGGCGCCGCGCACGCTCGCGGCCGGCGCGACCACCCTGGACATCCCGCTCACGATCGACTCGAACCGGTGCGATCCGCACGCGGTCGGCGAGGTGAAGAAGCCGTACGAGTTCCCGATCTGGCTCGCGGTGGGTGACGCCCCGGCCGTCTACACGCTGATCGAGGTGCCCACCGAAGCGCAGGAGGCCCTCTTCGCGTTCGTCCACCGGCGGTGTGGACTTCCGGGCTGACGTTGTGACAGCGGACGAACTACGCGATCACCGCCGTGCCGCGAGACCCGCCGCGCGGCGTCCGAAGCTCAGGAGGGTGCGTCCTCCCGGGACAGCTCCCAGAACGCCACCGCCGCCGCGGTCGCCACGTTGAGCGAGTCGACGCCGCGGTGCATCGGGATCGCGACCCGCGCGTCCGACGCGGCCAGCGCCCGCGGGGTGAGCCCCGGGCCCTCCGCGCCGAGCAGCACGGCCGGCCGGGCCCGCTGCGCGGGCGTCAGGGCCTGCAACGGTACGGAGTCGGCCGCCGGTGTCATGGCCAGCAGGGTGAACCCGGCCGTGCGGATCTCGTCCAGCGCGCCCGGCCAGTCCTCGGCCTTCGCGTACGGGATCGCGAACACCTCGCCCATGCTCACCCGCACGGCCCGGCGGTAGAGCGGGTCCGCGCAGTCCGGCGACAGCACCACCGCGTCCATCCCGAACGCGGCCGCGCTGCGGAACAGCGCGCCCAGGTTCGTGTGTGTGTTGAGCCCTTCCAGGACGACGATCCGCCTCGACGGCGTCAACACGTCGGTGATCGACAGCGGCGGTTTGCGGTGGAACGACGCGAGCACGCCGCGGTGCACGTGGAAGCCGGTGATCGCCTCCAGGACCGGGGGCGTGGCCGCGTAGAACGGCGCGTCGCCGGGCAGGTCCACGAGCTGCTCCACCCGCTTCTCGTCGACGAGCACGCTGCGCAGCCGGTAGCCGGCCCGCACCGCGCGCCGGATGACCAGCTCACCCTCCGCGATGAACAGCCCGTTCGGCGGCTCCCACCTCGTGCGCAGCTCCACGTCGGTAAGCGCGCGGTAGTCCGCGATCCGGTCGTCCTCAGCGTCGGTGATCTGCACGGTGTGGCATTCTTCCAGGGCCACATTTGGGATCCACGTGGGCTACCTTCGGATCCCATGGGAATCAAACGGATCATCGCGCTCACGCTGGGCTGGGAGGACCTGCCCAGGTCGGCCTCCGTGCACGGCGCGTCGCGGGCCGAGCGGGTCCGCGAACCCGTGCCCGCGCTGCTGCTGGAGCACGACGAGGGCTGGCTGCTGCTCGACACCGGCTTCAACACCGCGCTGCTGCGCGACCCCGCGCTGCGCCGCCGCTTCTACCCGAGCCCGAACTACCAGCCGGAGCTGCCCGGCCCGGGGGAGCCGCTGGAGGAGGCCTTCGCCGCCGTGGGCGTCGCGCTGCACGACGTCACCCGGGTCGCGCTCAGCCACCTGCACGTCGACCATGTGGGCGGGCTCAAGCACTTCGCCGGCCGGGTGCCGGTGCACGCGCAGCGGGCCGAGCTCGACTACGGGCTGAGCAACCACCCGGAGCCGGAGCGATACTCGATGGCGCGCGTCGACTACGACGACCCGCGCATCGACTGGCGGCTCGCGGACGG
Coding sequences within it:
- a CDS encoding serine hydrolase domain-containing protein; this encodes MSLLPETSRRVNEIVTSAQSAGRVPSLVLGVVRDRALACFTGAGEAPRPDAKTQYRIGSITKTMTAAMVMQLRDEGAFSLDDLVYRHLPGTSIGGVTLRQLLAHVAGLQREPDGDWWARTTGGDTDTLIEGLSFEKISWPPYRTYHYSNLAYGVLGAVLHRVTGETWPSLLAKRVIDPLGMKRTTYHPVEPFARGHVVHPWQHTLAEQPRTDAGAMAPAGQLWSTITDLAKWAGFLADPVPTVLSRETVAEMCAPVAISDLESWTHGHGLGVELFRVGERVFTGHGGSMPGYAAQLTVHRPTRTGVVAFTNAHTMPTLGGLRTVTTDALTAVLDLEPPLPRPWRATGTPPPDDALPLCGRWWWMGREYEITWHADAAELRMTCVTLPDRTAWHFRQEAPARWRGRTGSNAGEVLTPLLDDAGTVTSLNIATAVFTRAPD
- a CDS encoding NfeD family protein — its product is MEPFLWIALGAVLAVAEIFTVSLFLIMFAAGAFAAAGAAALGFGVAVQLAVFAGVSAATVAAFWPLIRRHRLGDADGDDPHHFDARGVEGETALVLDRVDGEHGQVKIGGELWNARPFDDTEAYEAGERVRVIKVQGATVYVWREGIGPASRTELEE
- a CDS encoding SPFH domain-containing protein, translated to METFIGVVVGAIALLVVVTLISALKIVPQQREYIVERLGKYQRTLTPGLNLLIPFIDQVRARVDVREQVVSFPPQPVITSDNLSVSIDTVLYFKVVNSADATYQIANFLQAIEQLTVTTLRNVIGSFDLERALTSREEINRHLSGVLDETTGRWGIKVTRVEIKAIEPPPSIRDSMEKQMRAERDRRAAILNAEGHKQSAILTAEGDKQAAILKADGNRQSRILEAEGQAKAIRTVFDAIHTANPSQKVLAYQYLQALPQIAQGSANKVWVVPAELTKALEGLGGALGGLAGTANDVPSPAAAAAATEVEREAAQAAEEAAAAAREVADAARAAEAEVSAPAGTNAPKGLPAAPPSTISGLYEPSRVDKA
- a CDS encoding TrmH family RNA methyltransferase, producing the protein MQITDAEDDRIADYRALTDVELRTRWEPPNGLFIAEGELVIRRAVRAGYRLRSVLVDEKRVEQLVDLPGDAPFYAATPPVLEAITGFHVHRGVLASFHRKPPLSITDVLTPSRRIVVLEGLNTHTNLGALFRSAAAFGMDAVVLSPDCADPLYRRAVRVSMGEVFAIPYAKAEDWPGALDEIRTAGFTLLAMTPAADSVPLQALTPAQRARPAVLLGAEGPGLTPRALAASDARVAIPMHRGVDSLNVATAAAVAFWELSREDAPS
- a CDS encoding N-acyl homoserine lactonase family protein: MGIKRIIALTLGWEDLPRSASVHGASRAERVREPVPALLLEHDEGWLLLDTGFNTALLRDPALRRRFYPSPNYQPELPGPGEPLEEAFAAVGVALHDVTRVALSHLHVDHVGGLKHFAGRVPVHAQRAELDYGLSNHPEPERYSMARVDYDDPRIDWRLADGDTEIVPGVTALLTAGHTPGHQSFVVHLDGGGGYVFACDAADLTENITHERAIGSFRGVTAEQTTAPIRRLKEIGARHGYPVIPGHDPIAWPALTAELAGRFS